The following DNA comes from Deltaproteobacteria bacterium.
CAGTCTCAGCGGCAATTACTTCACCTAGTCTTGGATTAAATTGTGGTTCGACGAGTACTGCTGTTGCATGTGAATTTTTGATGTCATCAATTAAAGTGGCAAGGTGTTTAGCGCTAGGCTCTTTGCCGGGGGATGGTTCAATTATACCGATAATTTCTAGTTTGTAGCGCTGAGCGAGATATGCATAGGCATTATGAAATACTACAAATCGGCGTGCTCGAAGTTGGCTCAAGGTTTGCTCATATTCACCATGCAGGTTATTAAGTTTTTGTATAAAAGCTGTGGTGTTTGAAACATATTCCTCACGTCCGCTTATATCCATAGCAATCAGTCCATCACGTGCATTGTTAGCTATTTGCATTGCGTTTATCGGGTCTAGCCAAAAATGTGGATTAACTTCAATATCTTCATCATCATTTTTGGATGTAGTAGTGTGCTCATGATGTTCAACGTTTTCACCATGCTTTTGTGGTTGAATATCATCATGATGATGATTTGAAAAAATAGTAGGGATCCCGGCAGATACCGTAATTACTCGTAACTGATCATGACCAAGAGAATTTACAAGTTTATCGGCCCAAAATTCTAAAGACCAACCAATTTTAAAAAAGGCTTTGGCTTTGCTTAAAAGTATTAACTCAGCCGGAGTAGTTTCAAAAGTATGTGGG
Coding sequences within:
- a CDS encoding zinc ABC transporter substrate-binding protein, encoding MQPKMRTLLLIVFIAITAIIAFVIARNQPNKPLPQSLESPVTSPNYVVASIAPLADIVRQIAGDRMQVHTLLPPGASPHTFETTPAELILLSKAKAFFKIGWSLEFWADKLVNSLGHDQLRVITVSAGIPTIFSNHHHDDIQPQKHGENVEHHEHTTTSKNDDEDIEVNPHFWLDPINAMQIANNARDGLIAMDISGREEYVSNTTAFIQKLNNLHGEYEQTLSQLRARRFVVFHNAYAYLAQRYKLEIIGIIEPSPGKEPSAKHLATLIDDIKNSHATAVLVEPQFNPRLGEVIAAETGIKLITIDPLGNPLQPETMTYIGLMKFNLHQLKSAFDGKIK